In one Phenylobacterium glaciei genomic region, the following are encoded:
- a CDS encoding TIGR01459 family HAD-type hydrolase, with protein sequence MTALISGLSDLADRYDVILSDVWGVIHNGRESFPAACGALAQWGETKPVVLISNSPRPSHSVIPQLDELGVQRAAWQAFVTSGDATRVLLSELAPGPAWRVGPDRDAPLYEGLGLDYADYDKAAFISVTGPYDDEVEGPGDYQERFEACAKRGLVMTCANPDIVVQRGDRLIYCGGALAQLYAQLGGKVLMAGKPYAPIYELCLVEAERLLGRPVDRSRVLCIGDGLPTDVKGANDQGLDVLFVASGIHGAETIGADGLNAKAVEDLLAADGLAATYAIADLVW encoded by the coding sequence ATGACCGCGCTGATCTCCGGACTCTCCGACCTCGCCGACCGCTATGACGTGATCCTCTCCGACGTCTGGGGAGTGATCCACAATGGCCGGGAGAGCTTCCCCGCCGCCTGCGGGGCCCTGGCCCAATGGGGTGAGACCAAGCCGGTGGTGCTGATCTCCAACTCACCCCGGCCCTCCCACTCGGTGATTCCGCAGCTCGACGAGCTGGGGGTGCAACGCGCCGCCTGGCAGGCCTTCGTCACGTCGGGCGACGCCACCCGGGTGCTGCTGAGCGAGCTGGCCCCCGGCCCCGCGTGGCGGGTCGGCCCCGACCGCGACGCCCCGCTCTATGAGGGGCTGGGCCTGGACTATGCCGACTATGACAAGGCCGCCTTCATCTCGGTGACCGGTCCCTATGACGACGAGGTGGAGGGGCCCGGCGATTATCAGGAACGCTTCGAGGCCTGCGCCAAGCGCGGCCTGGTGATGACCTGCGCCAATCCCGACATCGTCGTGCAGAGGGGTGACCGGCTGATCTATTGCGGCGGGGCGCTGGCCCAGCTCTACGCCCAGCTGGGGGGCAAGGTGCTGATGGCCGGCAAGCCCTATGCCCCGATCTACGAACTGTGCCTGGTGGAGGCCGAACGGCTGCTGGGGCGGCCGGTGGATCGGAGCCGGGTGCTCTGCATCGGCGATGGTTTGCCCACCGACGTGAAGGGCGCCAACGACCAGGGCCTGGACGTGCTGTTTGTCGCCAGCGGCATCCACGGGGCCGAGACCATCGGCGCGGATGGCCTGAACGCGAAAGCGGTGGAGGACCTGCTGGCCGCCGACGGCCTGGCGGCCACCTACGCGATCGCGGACCTGGTCTGGTAG
- a CDS encoding EAL domain-containing protein, with amino-acid sequence MRRLTLALLSGAYLCVALIFALLMWRNGGGWAAGLSMLAAGFALCYTFHGLIMHSLENAALRRELENIREAQRILIDQMERMDARVVQVVETVTDDAARRSEELTGEVHMLEDLVQRMGQRLEERMVQAPPLSARHAPQHRQSAALLETIREALAENRVDLYLQPVVGLPQRRTVFYESFSRLRDETGRVMMPAEYLAVAEPEGLVTSIDNLLLFRCVQIVRRLAKTDKKIGIFCNISTSSLADESFFPQFLDLLAANRDLAGALIFELGQAAFDARGAVEARNMGKLADLGFRFSLDKVVDLDLDFQDLARSDVKFLKIGAQFLLGQLVDTDEGLVLKSMPDLAAQDFASLTRRYGVEIIAEKVEEERQIVDILELDIAYGQGHLFGEPRPIKDAILAETDPPAEFLRTNMRRRAGGRH; translated from the coding sequence ATGCGACGGCTCACATTGGCGCTGCTTTCGGGCGCCTATCTCTGTGTTGCTCTGATCTTCGCCCTCCTCATGTGGCGTAACGGGGGAGGCTGGGCGGCTGGCCTCTCCATGCTCGCCGCCGGATTCGCCCTTTGCTACACCTTCCACGGCCTGATCATGCACAGCCTGGAGAACGCCGCCCTGCGCCGGGAGCTGGAGAACATCCGCGAAGCCCAGCGCATCCTGATCGACCAGATGGAGCGCATGGACGCCCGTGTTGTTCAGGTCGTCGAGACCGTCACCGATGACGCCGCCCGCCGCTCCGAGGAACTGACGGGCGAGGTCCACATGCTGGAGGACCTGGTCCAGCGGATGGGCCAGCGGCTGGAAGAACGCATGGTCCAGGCGCCGCCGCTCAGCGCCCGCCACGCCCCGCAGCACCGTCAGTCGGCCGCCCTGCTGGAGACCATCCGCGAGGCGCTGGCCGAGAACCGCGTCGATCTCTACCTGCAGCCGGTCGTGGGCCTGCCGCAGCGCCGGACGGTGTTCTACGAAAGCTTCTCGCGCCTGCGCGACGAGACCGGCCGGGTGATGATGCCCGCCGAATACCTGGCCGTGGCCGAGCCCGAGGGCCTGGTCACCTCCATCGACAACCTGCTGCTGTTCCGCTGCGTGCAGATCGTGCGCAGGCTGGCGAAGACCGACAAGAAGATCGGCATCTTCTGCAACATCTCCACCTCCAGCCTGGCCGACGAGAGCTTCTTCCCGCAGTTCCTCGACCTCCTGGCCGCCAACCGCGACCTGGCCGGCGCCCTAATCTTCGAACTGGGCCAGGCCGCCTTTGACGCGCGCGGCGCGGTGGAGGCCCGCAACATGGGCAAGCTGGCCGACCTCGGCTTCCGGTTCAGCCTGGACAAGGTCGTGGACCTGGATCTCGACTTCCAGGACCTGGCCCGCTCGGACGTGAAGTTCCTGAAGATCGGCGCCCAGTTCCTGCTGGGCCAGCTGGTGGATACCGACGAGGGCCTGGTGCTGAAGTCGATGCCCGACCTGGCGGCGCAGGACTTCGCCAGCCTCACCCGCCGTTACGGCGTCGAGATCATCGCCGAGAAGGTCGAGGAAGAGCGCCAGATCGTCGACATCCTCGAGCTCGACATCGCCTACGGCCAGGGCCACCTGTTCGGGGAGCCGCGCCCGATCAAGGACGCCATCCTGGCCGAGACCGATCCCCCCGCTGAATTCCTGCGCACCAACATGCGCCGGCGCGCCGGCGGCCGGCATTGA
- a CDS encoding GMC family oxidoreductase, which produces MSDTPTADYIIVGAGSAGCVLANRLSADAGNTVLLLEAGGDDRPTREPSQFMSNVMIHVPVGYAQTLKDPKVNWLYPTEPDPGTGGRVHTWPRGKVLGGSSSINGLLYIRGQQADYDGWRQLGCEGWGWDDVAPYFKRSQHQERGANEHHAVGGPLNVSDVTTKHAVSDAVVEACVEAGIPRNEDVNGENQEGVSYYQLTVKNGQRHSAAVAYLHPAMGRANLKVETRALTTKVIFEGKKAVGVEYLQDGVRKIAKARREVILAGGAINSPQLLQLSGVGPGELLRDHGIEVIADLPGVGENLQDHYVMGVTYRLKPGTISVNELTKGPRFLGEILKYAFQRKGLLTLSAAHVAAFCKSRPDLSGPDIQFHILPASQNLEKAMSGKMELDGAPGLTIAPCQVRPESRGTIHIKSGDPTVYPAIAPNYLSDPLDQEVAVAGLKWARKIAAQPALAPYIDHEMLPGPDFNNDEALLGYARMAGSTIYHPVGTCQMGYGPMAVVDAQLRVRGVDGLRVVDASVMPRLVSGNTNAPTIMIAEKAADMVLGRVAASN; this is translated from the coding sequence ATGTCCGACACCCCCACCGCGGACTACATCATCGTCGGCGCGGGCTCGGCCGGGTGCGTGCTGGCCAACCGCCTGAGTGCGGACGCCGGCAACACCGTGCTGCTGCTGGAGGCCGGCGGCGACGACCGGCCCACCAGGGAACCCAGCCAGTTCATGTCCAACGTGATGATTCACGTGCCGGTGGGCTACGCCCAGACGCTGAAGGATCCGAAGGTCAACTGGCTCTATCCCACCGAGCCCGATCCGGGCACCGGCGGGCGGGTGCACACTTGGCCGCGCGGCAAGGTCCTGGGGGGCTCGTCCTCCATCAACGGCCTGCTCTACATCCGGGGCCAGCAGGCCGATTATGATGGCTGGCGCCAGCTGGGCTGCGAAGGCTGGGGCTGGGACGACGTCGCCCCCTATTTCAAGCGCTCGCAGCACCAGGAACGCGGAGCCAACGAACACCACGCCGTGGGCGGGCCGCTCAACGTCTCCGACGTCACCACCAAGCACGCGGTGTCCGACGCCGTGGTGGAGGCCTGTGTCGAAGCCGGCATCCCGCGCAATGAGGACGTCAACGGCGAGAACCAGGAGGGGGTCAGCTACTACCAGCTGACCGTCAAGAACGGGCAGCGCCACTCCGCTGCGGTGGCCTATCTGCACCCGGCCATGGGCCGCGCGAACCTGAAGGTCGAGACCCGCGCCCTCACCACCAAGGTGATCTTCGAGGGCAAGAAGGCCGTCGGGGTCGAGTATCTCCAGGATGGCGTGCGCAAGATCGCCAAGGCCCGGCGCGAGGTGATCCTGGCCGGCGGGGCGATCAACTCGCCGCAACTGCTGCAGCTGTCGGGGGTCGGTCCCGGCGAACTGCTGCGCGACCACGGGATCGAGGTGATCGCCGACCTCCCCGGTGTCGGCGAGAACCTGCAGGACCACTATGTGATGGGGGTCACCTACCGGCTGAAACCCGGCACGATCTCGGTCAACGAACTGACCAAGGGCCCGCGCTTCCTGGGCGAAATCCTGAAATACGCCTTCCAGCGCAAGGGGCTTCTGACCCTGTCGGCCGCGCACGTCGCGGCTTTCTGCAAGTCTCGGCCCGATCTCTCAGGGCCGGACATCCAGTTCCACATCCTGCCGGCCTCCCAGAACCTGGAAAAGGCGATGAGCGGCAAGATGGAGCTGGACGGCGCCCCGGGCCTGACCATCGCGCCCTGCCAGGTGCGGCCCGAGAGCCGCGGCACGATCCACATCAAGTCGGGCGACCCCACCGTCTATCCCGCCATCGCGCCCAACTACCTCTCCGATCCCCTGGACCAGGAGGTGGCGGTGGCCGGGCTGAAGTGGGCGCGCAAGATCGCCGCCCAGCCGGCTCTGGCCCCCTATATCGACCACGAGATGCTGCCGGGCCCGGACTTCAACAATGACGAGGCCCTGCTCGGCTATGCCCGCATGGCCGGCTCGACCATCTATCACCCGGTGGGGACCTGCCAGATGGGCTATGGCCCCATGGCGGTGGTGGACGCCCAGCTGCGCGTGCGCGGCGTGGACGGCCTGCGGGTCGTCGACGCCTCGGTGATGCCGCGCCTGGTCTCGGGCAACACCAATGCGCCCACCATCATGATCGCTGAGAAGGCGGCCGACATGGTCCTGGGCCGGGTCGCCGCGTCCAATTAG
- a CDS encoding 3-hydroxybutyryl-CoA dehydrogenase, producing MVDIKSVGVIGAGQMGSGIAHVVALGGYDVLLHDVSAERIETGLAQIRKNMTRQVSRGIITQDAMDAGIARIKSAPELQTIGGADLAIEAATENEEVKKSIFKALTPHLGPDTLLASNTSSISITRLGAASDRPGRFIGLHFMNPVPLMNLVEIIRGIATDAPTYETAVNFAKSLGKTTANAEDFPAFIVNRVLVPMINEAIYTLYEGVGTVDAIDTALKLGANHPMGPLELGDFIGLDTVLSIMNVLYEGLADSKYRPCPLLVKYVEAGWLGRKTDRGFYDYRGDVPVPTR from the coding sequence ATGGTGGATATCAAGTCGGTCGGCGTTATCGGCGCTGGTCAGATGGGTTCGGGCATCGCCCACGTGGTCGCCCTGGGCGGCTATGACGTGCTGCTGCACGATGTGAGCGCCGAGCGCATCGAGACGGGCCTGGCCCAGATCCGCAAGAACATGACCCGCCAGGTGTCGCGCGGCATCATCACCCAAGACGCGATGGACGCCGGCATCGCCCGCATCAAGTCCGCCCCGGAGCTCCAGACCATCGGCGGCGCCGACCTCGCGATCGAGGCGGCCACCGAGAACGAGGAGGTCAAGAAGTCGATCTTCAAGGCGCTCACCCCGCACCTCGGCCCCGACACCCTTTTGGCGTCGAACACTTCGTCCATCTCCATCACCCGCCTGGGCGCGGCGTCGGACCGGCCCGGCCGGTTCATCGGCCTGCACTTCATGAACCCCGTGCCGCTGATGAACCTCGTGGAGATCATCCGCGGCATCGCCACCGACGCGCCCACCTACGAAACCGCCGTCAACTTCGCCAAGTCGCTGGGCAAGACCACCGCCAACGCCGAGGACTTCCCGGCCTTCATCGTCAACCGCGTGCTGGTGCCGATGATCAACGAGGCGATCTACACCCTGTATGAGGGCGTCGGCACGGTAGACGCCATCGATACCGCCCTGAAGCTGGGCGCCAACCACCCGATGGGCCCGCTGGAACTGGGCGACTTCATCGGTCTGGATACGGTGCTGTCGATCATGAACGTCCTGTACGAGGGCCTGGCCGACTCCAAGTACCGCCCCTGCCCGCTGCTGGTGAAATACGTCGAGGCCGGCTGGCTCGGCCGCAAGACCGACCGCGGCTTCTACGACTACCGCGGCGACGTGCCGGTCCCGACGCGGTAG
- a CDS encoding electron transfer flavoprotein subunit alpha/FixB family protein, whose product MAVLVIADHDNASLKDSTHKTVTAALALSSDVDILVAGSGAKAVAEAAGKIAGVRKVLLAESDSLGQGLAEAVTAVVVPLMSGYDAVLTPATSQGKNISPRIAAKLDVAQISEIVEVVDGSTFVRPIYAGNALETVQSSDAKKVITVRATAFTAAGEGGSASVESIGAGDGAPKTKFIDQQLVKSARPELAGAKIVVSGGRAMGSAEEFQRVIDPLADKLGAAIGASRAAVDAGYAPNDYQVGQTGKVVAPELYVAIGISGAIQHLAGMKDSKIIVAINKDADAPIFQVADFGLVADYKTAVPELMDALTAAGK is encoded by the coding sequence ATGGCCGTTCTCGTTATCGCCGATCATGACAATGCGTCCCTGAAGGACAGCACCCACAAGACCGTGACTGCGGCGCTCGCGCTGTCGTCCGATGTCGATATCCTGGTGGCCGGGTCCGGCGCAAAGGCCGTCGCCGAGGCCGCCGGCAAGATCGCCGGCGTCCGCAAGGTGCTGCTGGCCGAAAGCGACTCGCTGGGCCAGGGCCTGGCAGAGGCCGTCACCGCGGTCGTGGTTCCCCTGATGAGCGGCTACGACGCCGTCCTTACGCCGGCCACCTCGCAGGGCAAGAACATCAGCCCCCGCATCGCGGCCAAGCTGGACGTCGCCCAGATCTCGGAAATCGTCGAAGTCGTCGACGGCTCCACCTTCGTGCGGCCGATCTATGCCGGCAACGCGCTGGAGACCGTTCAGTCTTCCGACGCCAAGAAGGTGATCACCGTCCGCGCCACCGCCTTCACGGCGGCCGGTGAAGGCGGCTCGGCCTCGGTCGAGAGCATCGGCGCCGGCGACGGCGCGCCCAAGACCAAGTTCATCGACCAGCAACTGGTGAAGTCGGCCCGTCCCGAACTCGCCGGCGCCAAGATCGTCGTCTCCGGCGGTCGTGCCATGGGCTCTGCCGAGGAATTCCAGCGGGTCATCGACCCTCTGGCCGACAAGCTCGGGGCCGCCATCGGCGCCTCCCGCGCGGCCGTCGATGCGGGCTACGCCCCCAACGACTACCAGGTCGGTCAGACCGGCAAGGTCGTGGCTCCGGAACTGTATGTCGCCATCGGCATCTCCGGCGCCATCCAGCACCTCGCCGGCATGAAGGACTCCAAGATCATCGTCGCGATCAACAAGGACGCCGACGCCCCGATCTTCCAGGTCGCCGATTTCGGCCTGGTGGCGGACTACAAGACCGCCGTGCCGGAACTGATGGACGCGCTGACCGCCGCCGGGAAGTAA